The Gymnodinialimonas sp. 57CJ19 genome includes a window with the following:
- a CDS encoding bifunctional sulfate adenylyltransferase/adenylylsulfate kinase, protein MPAPVTLPEDDLLFRLLRQIDVAPEGSQRVTAQALGVSLGKLNALLRAVTEAGFVQINDSDSPDRRQKVSYTLTPRGAAHKSRLVDTFLARKLNEYNALHAELTGKALSSKLSKNRTTTMAAPLHAPIPELYVSYDSAQKLKVEAAELPSWDLTARQVCDLELLMNGGFNPLKGFMGEDDYNGVVEDMRTTDGTLWPMPITLDVSEAFAGDVEPGQDIALRDAEGVILAILSISDKWTPNKAVEAAKVYGADDIAHPAVNYLHNVAGPIYLGGAITGIQQPVHYDFRARRDTPNELRAYFRKLGWRKIVAFQTRNPLHRAHQELTFRAAKEAQANLLIHPVVGMTKPGDVDHFTRVRCYEAVLDQYPAATTSMSLLNLAMRMAGPREAVWHGLIRKNHGCTHFIVGRDHAGPGKNSAGEDFYGPYDAQDLFREHQEEMGIEMVDFKHMVYVQERAQYEPNDEIEDRDNVTILNISGTELRRRLREGLEIPEWFSFPQVVKELRRTSPPRSQQGFTVFFTGLSGSGKSTIANAIMVKLMEQGGRPVTLLDGDLVRKNLSSELGFSKEHRDLNIRRIGYVASEITKNGGIAICAPIAPYTATRRAVREEIEQFGAFVETHVATSLEECERRDRKGLYKLAREGKIKEFTGISDPYEAPTNAELVVDTEGMDVDYCAQQVLLKLESMGLIKA, encoded by the coding sequence ATGCCCGCCCCTGTGACCCTGCCGGAAGATGACCTTCTCTTCCGCCTTCTGCGCCAGATTGACGTCGCGCCGGAAGGCTCGCAACGGGTGACGGCGCAGGCGCTTGGCGTCAGCCTGGGCAAACTAAACGCGCTGTTGCGTGCGGTGACCGAGGCCGGGTTTGTGCAGATCAACGACAGTGACAGCCCCGACCGACGCCAAAAGGTCAGCTACACGCTGACCCCGCGGGGGGCCGCCCATAAATCGCGGCTGGTGGATACGTTCCTTGCCCGCAAACTGAATGAATACAACGCGCTACACGCCGAACTGACCGGCAAGGCGCTTTCCTCAAAGCTTTCGAAAAATAGGACTACGACCATGGCAGCCCCCCTCCACGCTCCGATCCCGGAGCTTTATGTCTCTTACGACAGCGCCCAGAAACTGAAGGTTGAGGCGGCTGAATTGCCCTCCTGGGACCTGACCGCCCGTCAGGTTTGCGATCTGGAACTGCTGATGAACGGCGGCTTTAACCCTTTGAAAGGGTTTATGGGCGAAGATGACTACAACGGTGTGGTCGAAGACATGCGCACCACCGATGGCACTCTTTGGCCGATGCCAATCACTCTGGACGTGTCTGAAGCGTTCGCCGGGGACGTGGAACCTGGCCAAGACATCGCCCTGCGCGACGCAGAAGGCGTGATCCTTGCGATTTTGTCGATCAGCGACAAGTGGACGCCGAACAAAGCCGTGGAAGCGGCGAAGGTGTACGGCGCCGATGACATTGCGCATCCGGCGGTGAACTACCTGCATAATGTTGCGGGCCCGATCTATCTGGGCGGCGCAATTACCGGCATTCAACAGCCGGTGCACTATGATTTCCGCGCCCGTCGCGACACCCCGAATGAGCTGCGCGCCTATTTCCGCAAGCTTGGCTGGCGTAAGATTGTGGCGTTCCAGACCCGCAACCCGCTCCACCGCGCCCATCAGGAACTGACGTTCCGCGCGGCAAAAGAAGCACAGGCCAACCTGCTGATCCATCCCGTTGTGGGCATGACCAAGCCGGGCGACGTGGATCACTTCACCCGCGTGCGCTGCTATGAGGCCGTGCTGGACCAATACCCCGCCGCGACGACCTCGATGAGCCTGCTGAACCTCGCCATGCGCATGGCCGGCCCGCGGGAGGCCGTTTGGCACGGTCTGATCCGCAAAAACCACGGCTGCACCCACTTCATCGTGGGTCGTGACCACGCCGGACCGGGCAAGAACTCTGCAGGCGAAGATTTCTATGGCCCCTACGACGCGCAGGATCTGTTCCGCGAGCATCAGGAGGAAATGGGCATCGAAATGGTCGACTTCAAACACATGGTTTATGTGCAGGAGCGCGCCCAATACGAGCCCAACGATGAAATCGAAGACCGCGATAACGTGACGATCCTCAACATCTCGGGCACGGAACTGCGCCGCCGTCTGCGCGAAGGGCTGGAAATCCCTGAGTGGTTCAGCTTCCCGCAGGTGGTGAAAGAGCTTCGCCGCACCTCTCCCCCGCGCTCGCAGCAGGGTTTCACGGTGTTCTTCACCGGGCTTTCCGGTTCGGGCAAATCCACCATCGCCAACGCGATCATGGTGAAGTTGATGGAGCAAGGCGGCCGTCCCGTGACGCTGCTGGACGGCGATCTGGTGCGCAAGAACCTGTCGTCCGAGCTGGGGTTCAGCAAAGAGCACCGCGATCTGAACATCCGCCGGATTGGCTATGTTGCGTCGGAAATTACCAAGAACGGCGGTATCGCCATCTGCGCGCCCATCGCACCCTACACGGCCACCCGCCGCGCGGTCCGCGAAGAGATTGAGCAGTTCGGCGCGTTTGTGGAAACCCACGTGGCGACCTCGTTGGAGGAATGCGAACGCCGCGACCGCAAGGGCCTGTACAAGCTGGCGCGTGAGGGCAAGATCAAGGAATTCACAGGGATTTCCGACCCTTATGAGGCCCCCACCAATGCCGAACTGGTTGTGGATACCGAAGGCATGGACGTCGATTACTGCGCACAGCAGGTGTTGCTGAAGCTGGAAAGCATGGGCCTGATCAAGGCCTGA
- a CDS encoding PRC-barrel domain-containing protein, with protein MALDSYETNPLVSSADVNGTTVYGLGGEKVGEIDHLMIDKKSGKVSYAVMGFGGFLGMGEEHHPIPWNKLTYDTSKNGYVTSITEQQLTGAPERPNDWYRNRDWETRTHDYFAAPYYWI; from the coding sequence ATGGCACTCGATAGCTATGAAACTAATCCACTGGTCAGTTCAGCCGATGTGAACGGCACCACGGTCTACGGCCTTGGCGGCGAAAAGGTCGGTGAGATTGACCATCTGATGATCGACAAGAAGTCCGGCAAGGTATCCTACGCCGTGATGGGCTTTGGCGGCTTTCTTGGGATGGGTGAGGAACACCACCCAATTCCGTGGAACAAACTGACCTATGACACGTCCAAGAATGGCTATGTCACGTCAATTACGGAACAACAGCTCACGGGCGCACCGGAGCGGCCAAATGATTGGTATCGCAACCGGGACTGGGAGACGCGGACTCACGATTACTTCGCGGCTCCCTACTATTGGATCTGA
- a CDS encoding 2-isopropylmalate synthase, which yields MAQEAATPDAAAGGETTTDIQQYDNGGIYEGEFRNGVQHGTGTYRLPNGYEYTGTWVDGEIRGQGRAVFPDQSIYEGAFVAGRPQGTGTITFADGSTYEGAWVEGRIEGQGTAVYSNGVTYTGAFRNALHHGEGVMTGPNGYRYEGDWVDGVKQGTGTITYPDGATYTGQFAGGVRSGTGRLEMADGVIYDGAWAEGQINGEGTLTQPNGDVYVGTLVNGQRQGTGRVTYENGDVYQGAFAADRRHGTGTFTGTDGYVYTGNWVEGRIEGEGTVTYPDGSVYTGMFRNDLAHGQGTITYPDGASYVGAWVDGVIQGAGVATYANGLVYDGQFLNARQHGQGTMSHPDGYRYQGQWEDGLRHGQGRATYADGTTYEGTFAAGQRAGQGTLTMPDGFTYTGAWADGEINGAGTATYSNGDVYVGTFVNGRRQGDGTMTYATGEVLEGAWENGLPSGGGDDAPAPAETPDTGEVEPGALDPTDTEN from the coding sequence ATGGCGCAAGAAGCCGCGACGCCAGACGCCGCCGCCGGGGGCGAGACGACAACAGACATCCAGCAATACGACAACGGCGGGATTTACGAGGGTGAATTCCGCAACGGGGTCCAGCACGGCACCGGAACGTATCGCCTGCCCAACGGCTATGAATATACCGGTACTTGGGTGGATGGCGAAATCCGAGGCCAAGGCCGCGCCGTGTTCCCCGACCAGTCGATCTACGAAGGTGCCTTTGTGGCCGGGCGTCCCCAAGGCACCGGCACGATCACCTTTGCCGATGGCTCCACCTATGAAGGCGCTTGGGTCGAGGGCCGGATCGAGGGGCAGGGCACAGCCGTCTATTCCAACGGTGTGACCTATACCGGGGCCTTCCGTAATGCGCTCCACCACGGCGAAGGCGTGATGACCGGCCCCAACGGCTACCGTTACGAGGGCGATTGGGTCGATGGCGTCAAGCAGGGCACCGGCACGATCACCTATCCCGATGGCGCGACCTACACAGGCCAATTCGCGGGCGGCGTCCGGTCGGGCACCGGGCGGTTGGAAATGGCCGATGGCGTGATCTACGATGGCGCTTGGGCCGAGGGGCAGATCAACGGCGAAGGCACGCTGACGCAGCCCAACGGCGACGTTTACGTGGGCACGCTGGTGAACGGCCAACGCCAGGGCACGGGCCGTGTGACCTATGAAAACGGCGATGTTTACCAAGGTGCCTTTGCCGCCGACCGCCGCCACGGTACCGGCACGTTCACCGGGACCGATGGCTATGTCTACACCGGCAACTGGGTCGAGGGCCGGATCGAGGGCGAAGGCACCGTCACCTACCCCGATGGCTCGGTTTACACCGGCATGTTCCGCAATGACCTTGCCCATGGGCAGGGCACAATCACCTACCCCGATGGCGCGTCCTACGTGGGCGCTTGGGTGGATGGGGTGATCCAGGGGGCGGGCGTAGCGACCTATGCCAACGGTCTCGTCTACGATGGCCAATTCCTGAACGCCCGCCAGCACGGGCAAGGCACGATGAGCCACCCGGACGGCTACCGTTATCAGGGCCAGTGGGAGGACGGTTTGCGCCACGGGCAAGGCCGCGCCACCTATGCCGACGGCACCACCTACGAGGGCACGTTTGCCGCCGGTCAACGGGCCGGGCAGGGGACATTAACCATGCCTGATGGCTTCACCTATACCGGCGCTTGGGCCGATGGAGAGATCAACGGCGCAGGCACTGCGACCTATTCCAACGGCGATGTCTATGTCGGCACATTTGTGAATGGCAGGCGGCAGGGCGACGGCACGATGACCTATGCCACAGGCGAAGTGCTTGAAGGCGCTTGGGAAAACGGCCTGCCCTCCGGCGGAGGTGACGACGCCCCCGCGCCCGCCGAAACCCCCGACACCGGCGAGGTTGAGCCGGGCGCGCTTGATCCGACCGATACCGAAAACTAA
- a CDS encoding NAD+ synthase: protein MADTFRLTLAQLNPTLGDLHGNADLVRKAFAAAKAEGSDFLAFPEMFITGYQLLDLVMKQAFAEDVQRIIASLAAELADGPAFGIGGPMWGGDKPYNAYYICDGGKVVATILKHHLPNYAVFDEVRYYHSADPQGPVSINGVRVGFPICEDAWFEDVCETLEESGAEILISPNGSPYHRGKMELRQSVIVSRVVETGLPMVYLNLLGGQDDQVFDGGSFVLNRGGKLAVQMPQFEEVLAQVEFTRGDEGWAAEEGEKARLPGEYEADYRVMVMALGDYLRKTGFKSVVLGLSGGIDSAIVACIAADAIGPENVHCVMLPSRFTSETSLDDARDVAARLGCRLDTIPITPAREAVTASLAPLFEGWEEDVTEENIQSRLRGVMLMALSNKFGSMLLTTGNKSEVAVGYATIYGDMAGGYNPIKDLYKTRVFETCRWRNREHRDWMLAPAGEVIPPRVIDKPPTAELREDQKDQDSLPPYADLDVMLEMLIDKDLSVAEVIAAGYDAEWVRKVERLIYLSEYKRFQAAPGARLTQKAFWLDRRYPVANRWRDGG, encoded by the coding sequence ATGGCCGACACCTTTCGCCTGACTTTGGCACAGCTAAATCCCACCCTTGGCGACTTGCACGGGAACGCCGATCTTGTTCGCAAGGCCTTTGCAGCGGCCAAGGCCGAGGGCAGCGATTTCCTCGCGTTTCCTGAGATGTTCATCACCGGGTACCAATTGCTCGATCTGGTGATGAAGCAGGCTTTCGCCGAAGACGTCCAGCGGATCATTGCCAGTTTGGCCGCAGAGCTGGCCGATGGCCCCGCCTTTGGCATTGGTGGCCCGATGTGGGGCGGCGACAAGCCTTACAACGCGTACTACATTTGCGATGGCGGCAAGGTCGTAGCCACGATCCTGAAGCACCACCTGCCCAATTACGCCGTCTTCGACGAGGTCCGCTATTACCACAGCGCCGATCCCCAAGGCCCGGTCAGCATCAACGGTGTGCGCGTCGGCTTCCCGATTTGCGAGGATGCGTGGTTTGAGGATGTCTGCGAGACGTTGGAGGAATCCGGGGCGGAGATCCTGATCTCGCCCAACGGGTCGCCCTACCATCGCGGCAAGATGGAGCTGCGCCAGTCCGTCATCGTGTCCCGCGTGGTGGAAACGGGTCTGCCGATGGTCTATCTGAACCTGCTTGGCGGCCAAGACGACCAGGTTTTCGATGGCGGATCGTTCGTGCTGAACCGGGGCGGCAAGTTGGCGGTGCAGATGCCTCAGTTTGAAGAGGTGCTGGCGCAAGTCGAGTTCACCCGAGGCGATGAGGGTTGGGCCGCCGAGGAAGGCGAAAAAGCGCGTCTGCCCGGAGAATACGAGGCCGACTACCGCGTGATGGTCATGGCGCTGGGGGATTACCTGCGCAAGACCGGCTTCAAATCGGTGGTCCTGGGCCTGTCGGGCGGCATCGATTCCGCGATTGTGGCCTGCATCGCCGCCGATGCCATTGGGCCGGAGAATGTGCATTGCGTGATGCTGCCGTCACGCTTCACCTCCGAGACCTCCCTTGATGATGCCCGCGACGTGGCCGCTCGGTTGGGGTGCAGGCTCGACACGATCCCGATCACCCCCGCGCGCGAGGCTGTCACCGCTTCGCTTGCGCCGCTGTTTGAGGGCTGGGAAGAGGACGTCACCGAAGAAAACATCCAGTCGCGTCTGCGCGGCGTCATGTTGATGGCCCTGTCCAACAAGTTCGGCTCCATGCTGCTGACAACAGGCAACAAATCCGAGGTCGCGGTGGGCTATGCCACGATCTATGGCGACATGGCGGGGGGCTACAACCCGATCAAGGACCTCTACAAGACCCGCGTGTTCGAGACCTGCCGCTGGCGCAACCGAGAGCACCGCGACTGGATGCTGGCCCCCGCGGGCGAAGTCATTCCGCCGCGCGTCATCGACAAGCCCCCCACGGCCGAGTTGCGAGAGGATCAGAAGGATCAAGACAGTCTGCCGCCCTATGCCGACCTTGACGTGATGCTGGAGATGCTGATCGACAAGGATCTGAGCGTCGCCGAAGTGATCGCCGCAGGCTACGACGCCGAATGGGTCCGCAAGGTCGAACGGTTGATTTATCTGAGCGAATACAAACGTTTCCAAGCGGCACCGGGGGCGCGTTTGACGCAAAAGGCGTTCTGGCTGGATCGCCGTTATCCGGTGGCCAATCGCTGGCGTGATGGGGGGTGA
- a CDS encoding leucine-rich repeat domain-containing protein: protein MPLRLPSPVLPRFILPAVAAAALVACQPDAPDFTVNGQEALDTCVAQACETLMLDGLGLRDYSQINGLSHVTSLMVSYTDFSDLSAIADMAQLRELHMASAQVRDLSGLAALPNLELLHVQFNEPTSHAPIAGLSGLRELAVGGPDFNDLSFAANMHGLERLLITSSAPDLDLSTLGANRGLRTVEMHGADTLELAPLLALPNLRQVSLSYNGQAFGPAQTQAVLQLRARGVIVDVEEILPPVC, encoded by the coding sequence ATGCCCCTCCGCCTGCCCTCCCCCGTCCTGCCCCGTTTTATTCTGCCCGCCGTAGCTGCCGCCGCCCTTGTGGCGTGCCAGCCCGACGCTCCTGATTTCACCGTAAACGGTCAGGAGGCGCTGGACACCTGCGTGGCACAGGCCTGCGAGACGCTGATGCTCGATGGGTTGGGCCTGAGGGATTACAGCCAGATCAATGGGTTATCCCATGTGACCTCGCTGATGGTCAGCTATACGGATTTCAGCGATCTGAGCGCAATCGCGGACATGGCGCAGTTGCGGGAGTTGCACATGGCCTCGGCGCAGGTGCGCGATCTGAGCGGGCTGGCGGCCCTGCCCAATCTGGAGCTTCTGCACGTCCAGTTCAACGAGCCCACCAGCCATGCGCCCATTGCCGGACTGAGCGGCCTGCGCGAATTGGCCGTGGGTGGGCCCGATTTCAATGACTTGAGTTTCGCCGCCAATATGCACGGGTTGGAGCGGTTGCTGATTACCAGTTCCGCCCCAGATCTGGACCTGTCCACGCTGGGGGCCAATCGCGGCCTGCGCACCGTCGAGATGCACGGGGCCGATACGCTGGAGCTGGCCCCGTTGCTGGCCTTGCCGAACCTGCGGCAGGTGTCTTTGAGCTACAACGGCCAGGCGTTTGGCCCGGCGCAGACCCAAGCGGTCCTGCAGTTGCGCGCGCGGGGTGTGATCGTGGATGTGGAAGAGATCCTGCCGCCCGTCTGCTAA
- a CDS encoding cation:proton antiporter translates to MTDFLLLSFIFLIAGVIAVPIASRLGLGSVLGYLIAGIVISPVLSVLGVDVISIQHFAEFGVVMMLFLVGLELQPKALWEMRARLIGLGGGQVVLTTLAVMGVAMALGQVWQISLAIGLVFALSSTAIVLQTLGEKGLLKSDGGQGSFSVLLTQDIAVIPMLALLPLLAMPELADMGADAAHGAAGHSGEDALGAEEHAGDDHGSAMSLVSGLNGWQTALVTFGAVGFVGVVGSLLTGPLFRFIAVANLRELFTATALMMVIGIALLMSLVGLSPALGTFLAGVVLANSAYRHELESDIDPFRGLLLGLFFMTVGAGVNFTLLGANLGVVLAITLGLMALKAVILMVLAYVFRIKGADKWLMALSLAQAGEFGFVLLSFTVANNVLPEALSDLLLLVVALSMLLTPALFILYDRVIAPRYTASETREADTMPEDAKIIIAGAGRVGGLVDRMLRAAGHRATVIDYSSRTLEIMAKFGVNNYFGDATRPDLLAAAGLADAKVLIVAIDDRESINTIVKYAHATYPDLHIIARARDRDHVYDLWAFGCRDIIRETYDSSLRMGRSVFQAMGQERDVAQEMVDVFNDHDRRNMLAVAEVHQVGVPPHENPEYVARVQSMRDDWEANVRADMDAVREGRERRAFNASGDDTRG, encoded by the coding sequence ATGACTGATTTTCTCCTCCTCTCCTTCATTTTCCTGATCGCCGGCGTGATTGCCGTGCCGATTGCCAGCCGCCTCGGGTTAGGCTCGGTGCTTGGCTACCTGATCGCGGGGATCGTGATTTCGCCGGTGCTGTCGGTGCTGGGAGTCGATGTGATCTCGATCCAGCACTTCGCGGAATTCGGCGTGGTGATGATGCTGTTTCTGGTCGGGCTGGAGTTGCAACCGAAGGCCCTGTGGGAAATGCGCGCCCGCCTGATTGGGCTTGGCGGCGGGCAGGTTGTGTTGACGACTCTGGCGGTGATGGGCGTGGCGATGGCGCTGGGGCAGGTTTGGCAGATCAGCCTCGCGATTGGCCTGGTGTTCGCCCTGTCCTCCACGGCGATTGTACTGCAAACCCTTGGAGAGAAAGGGCTTCTGAAGTCCGACGGTGGGCAGGGCAGCTTCTCGGTCTTGCTGACCCAAGATATCGCGGTGATCCCGATGTTGGCGCTTTTGCCGCTGTTGGCGATGCCGGAACTGGCGGACATGGGGGCTGATGCCGCCCACGGTGCCGCAGGGCATAGCGGCGAGGACGCGCTTGGCGCGGAGGAGCATGCGGGTGACGATCATGGCAGCGCCATGAGCCTCGTCTCCGGCCTGAACGGCTGGCAAACTGCGCTGGTGACCTTTGGCGCCGTGGGTTTTGTGGGTGTTGTGGGCTCTCTGCTGACCGGGCCCCTGTTTCGCTTCATCGCGGTCGCCAACCTGCGCGAGCTGTTTACCGCCACCGCCCTGATGATGGTGATCGGCATCGCCCTTCTGATGTCGCTTGTGGGCCTGTCCCCTGCCCTTGGCACCTTTCTGGCGGGTGTCGTGCTGGCTAATTCCGCTTACCGCCACGAGTTGGAGTCTGACATCGACCCGTTCCGGGGCCTGCTTCTGGGCCTGTTCTTCATGACCGTCGGCGCGGGCGTGAACTTCACGCTCTTGGGCGCAAATCTTGGGGTCGTCTTGGCCATTACCCTTGGGTTAATGGCGTTGAAGGCGGTGATCCTGATGGTGCTGGCCTATGTGTTCCGCATCAAGGGCGCGGATAAGTGGCTGATGGCGTTAAGCCTTGCCCAAGCCGGAGAGTTCGGCTTCGTGCTGCTGTCTTTCACCGTCGCCAACAACGTCCTGCCCGAGGCTCTGTCGGACCTGTTGTTGCTGGTCGTCGCCTTGTCGATGTTGCTGACCCCTGCCTTGTTCATCCTTTACGACCGGGTCATTGCACCGCGCTACACCGCCTCGGAAACGAGAGAGGCCGACACCATGCCCGAGGACGCAAAGATCATCATCGCTGGCGCAGGCCGCGTGGGCGGCTTGGTGGACCGAATGCTGCGCGCGGCGGGCCATAGGGCGACCGTGATCGACTATAGCTCTCGGACGCTGGAGATCATGGCGAAGTTCGGCGTGAATAACTACTTTGGCGATGCCACCCGTCCCGACCTTCTGGCCGCTGCCGGATTGGCCGACGCCAAGGTGTTGATCGTCGCCATTGATGATCGCGAAAGCATCAACACGATCGTGAAATACGCTCACGCCACCTATCCCGACCTGCACATCATCGCCCGCGCCAGGGACCGCGATCACGTGTATGATCTTTGGGCCTTTGGCTGCCGTGACATTATCCGGGAAACCTACGATAGCAGCCTGCGCATGGGGCGCTCGGTCTTTCAGGCCATGGGGCAGGAACGGGACGTGGCCCAGGAAATGGTGGATGTCTTCAACGACCATGACCGCCGCAACATGTTGGCGGTGGCCGAGGTCCATCAGGTGGGCGTGCCGCCCCACGAAAACCCCGAATACGTGGCCCGTGTGCAATCTATGCGGGATGATTGGGAAGCCAATGTGCGCGCCGACATGGATGCCGTGCGAGAGGGCCGAGAGAGGCGCGCATTCAACGCTTCGGGCGACGACACGCGCGGCTAG
- a CDS encoding DUF1150 family protein, protein MTHTDTTTEQKIVYIRKVAVNDLPEEVQEQAEGLTTLYAIGGEDGEHLALVRDRELAFVVARQNDMTPLSVH, encoded by the coding sequence ATGACCCATACAGATACCACGACGGAACAAAAGATCGTCTACATCCGCAAAGTGGCGGTCAATGACCTGCCTGAAGAAGTGCAAGAGCAGGCCGAAGGTCTGACGACACTTTATGCGATCGGCGGCGAAGATGGGGAACATCTGGCGCTTGTACGCGACCGGGAACTGGCCTTTGTGGTCGCCCGTCAGAACGACATGACGCCCCTGAGCGTTCACTAG
- a CDS encoding Hsp20 family protein, translating into MTKLTLATHPYLLGFDQLERLVERTAKSGNEGYPPYNIEQCGDNAYRITLAVAGFAEDDLSITVEDRQLVIRGKQGDASAERVFLHRGIATRQFQRSFVLADGVDVAGAAMENGLLHVDLTRIVPDSVVQTIKIQTKGGESRPFNTGGDSE; encoded by the coding sequence ATGACGAAACTGACCCTTGCCACCCACCCCTATCTTCTGGGGTTCGACCAGTTGGAACGACTGGTGGAGAGGACTGCCAAATCCGGCAATGAGGGCTATCCGCCCTACAATATCGAACAATGCGGCGACAATGCTTACCGTATCACATTGGCCGTTGCGGGCTTTGCGGAGGATGATCTTTCCATCACCGTAGAGGACCGCCAGCTGGTGATCCGCGGGAAGCAGGGCGACGCCAGCGCCGAGCGGGTCTTCCTGCACCGGGGCATCGCAACGCGACAATTCCAACGCTCGTTTGTTTTGGCCGACGGCGTTGATGTGGCGGGGGCGGCGATGGAGAACGGGCTTCTCCACGTTGATTTGACCCGCATCGTGCCCGACAGCGTCGTGCAAACAATCAAGATTCAGACCAAAGGCGGGGAAAGCCGCCCGTTCAACACCGGAGGCGATAGCGAATGA
- a CDS encoding DUF465 domain-containing protein: MNVPSEMNHLDVLAVQLRVLRREHRDLDEAIDALQQSVNPDQLTLKRLKTQKLKLKDRISRVEDELTPDIIA; encoded by the coding sequence ATGAACGTGCCATCAGAGATGAACCACTTGGACGTCCTGGCCGTGCAATTGCGCGTTCTGCGCCGCGAACACCGCGATCTGGACGAAGCGATTGATGCGTTGCAACAATCCGTCAACCCCGATCAATTGACCTTGAAACGGCTGAAGACCCAGAAGCTGAAGCTGAAAGACCGCATTTCACGGGTCGAAGACGAACTCACCCCCGATATCATCGCTTGA
- the purE gene encoding 5-(carboxyamino)imidazole ribonucleotide mutase: MVQVAIIMGSQSDWPTMREAADILDALGVPYEAKIVSAHRTPDRLWDFGKGAANAGLKAIIAGAGGAAHLPGMVASKTRVPVIGVPVQTRALSGVDSLYSIVQMPKGYPVATMAIGAAGAANAGLMAAAILANEDADLAARLDRWRADLSDSIPEVPSDD; encoded by the coding sequence ATGGTTCAGGTCGCGATCATCATGGGGTCTCAATCAGACTGGCCCACTATGCGGGAAGCCGCTGATATTCTTGACGCATTGGGCGTCCCCTATGAGGCAAAGATCGTCTCGGCGCACCGCACCCCTGACAGGCTTTGGGATTTTGGCAAAGGCGCCGCAAACGCTGGCCTGAAGGCGATCATCGCCGGCGCGGGCGGGGCGGCGCATTTGCCCGGCATGGTGGCCTCGAAAACCCGTGTCCCCGTGATCGGCGTTCCGGTGCAGACCCGTGCCCTTTCCGGCGTCGATAGCCTCTATTCCATCGTCCAGATGCCCAAAGGCTACCCCGTGGCGACCATGGCCATTGGAGCTGCGGGTGCGGCCAACGCGGGCCTGATGGCGGCTGCGATCCTTGCGAACGAAGACGCGGACCTTGCCGCCCGCCTTGACCGATGGCGCGCCGACCTCAGCGACTCCATCCCCGAGGTGCCAAGCGATGACTAA
- a CDS encoding 5-(carboxyamino)imidazole ribonucleotide synthase, giving the protein MTNPLPAGSTIGILGGGQLGRMLAMAAANLGYKAHIFEPGAAPAADVAHAWTQANYDDLDALRTFAAACDVITFEFENIPADALDVISATTPLFPDRRALETSQDRLIEKAFLRDLGLKTAPYAPVSGDILTVLETTGTPAILKTRRFGYDGKGQARIMDLSEAKSALATLQDAPAIAEGFVDFSKEISVIAARGQDGSVAAFDPGENLHKDGILDTTTVPAAIAPGLRMDAVLIASQILNALDYVGVLGVELFVTPQGLVVNEIAPRVHNSGHWTQAGCAVDQFEQHIRAVTGWPLGDGSRHANVTMENLIGDDISRAATLAAEKGVQVHLYGKAETRPGRKMAHINRVTGPA; this is encoded by the coding sequence ATGACTAATCCCCTTCCCGCAGGCAGCACCATCGGCATCCTAGGCGGGGGCCAACTGGGCCGTATGCTCGCCATGGCCGCCGCAAATCTCGGCTACAAGGCCCATATATTCGAGCCCGGCGCCGCCCCCGCCGCCGATGTCGCCCACGCCTGGACCCAAGCCAACTACGATGACCTCGACGCCCTGCGCACCTTCGCCGCGGCTTGCGATGTCATCACCTTCGAGTTCGAGAATATACCCGCCGACGCGCTCGACGTGATCTCCGCCACCACGCCCCTCTTCCCCGATCGCCGGGCGCTGGAAACCAGCCAGGACCGCCTGATCGAGAAAGCCTTCTTGCGTGATCTGGGCCTGAAAACCGCCCCCTATGCGCCCGTCAGCGGCGATATCCTGACGGTTCTGGAAACCACCGGCACCCCGGCGATCCTGAAAACCCGCCGCTTTGGCTACGATGGCAAAGGTCAGGCCCGCATCATGGACCTCTCCGAGGCCAAAAGCGCTCTCGCGACCCTGCAAGACGCCCCCGCCATCGCCGAAGGCTTCGTAGATTTCTCCAAGGAAATCAGCGTCATTGCCGCCCGTGGTCAGGATGGCTCCGTCGCGGCCTTCGATCCCGGCGAAAACCTCCACAAGGACGGCATCCTCGATACGACCACAGTCCCCGCGGCCATCGCCCCCGGCCTGCGCATGGACGCGGTCCTCATCGCCTCACAAATCCTCAACGCCCTCGATTACGTCGGCGTTCTAGGCGTCGAGCTCTTCGTCACCCCCCAAGGCCTCGTCGTGAATGAGATCGCGCCGCGCGTTCACAACTCCGGCCATTGGACCCAGGCAGGCTGCGCCGTGGACCAGTTTGAACAACACATCCGCGCCGTCACCGGCTGGCCCCTCGGCGATGGCAGCCGCCACGCCAATGTCACGATGGAAAACCTCATCGGCGATGACATCTCCCGCGCCGCTACCCTCGCGGCCGAAAAAGGCGTGCAAGTCCACCTTTACGGCAAGGCCGAAACCCGCCCAGGCCGCAAAATGGCCCACATCAACCGCGTCACAGGCCCCGCCTGA